A stretch of bacterium DNA encodes these proteins:
- a CDS encoding alcohol dehydrogenase catalytic domain-containing protein, with amino-acid sequence MAEMRAALIHKAHDIRVEAVPLPEPRDGEVLLRVRAVGVCGSDLHYYREGGVGSAWVTSPLILGHEFAAEVADDRGRPHGLPAGTLVAVDPARPCGRCEWCLRGDQNLCPDVKFAGTPGLHGGLAEYHAAPPDALFPVPDGFDPATTALLEPLGVAIFALDLARLRPMDTVAVIGAGPIGLLLLQVAREAGAGRVWTIDPIGYRAEAAKRLGADDAATNLRAVAGWTNGRGADVVLEATNSPTGPEDAVACAAVGGRVILVGIPDGDRFGLVASEVRRKALTMKWQRRMGHVYPRAIQMVQAGRVNVGPIATHTFPLDRVPDAFRFQNAYQEGVLKTMIEIG; translated from the coding sequence ATGGCGGAGATGCGCGCCGCGCTGATTCACAAAGCCCATGACATCCGTGTGGAGGCCGTCCCCCTGCCCGAGCCGCGGGACGGAGAAGTGCTGCTCCGCGTCCGCGCCGTAGGCGTGTGCGGCAGCGACCTTCATTATTATCGCGAGGGCGGCGTCGGCTCGGCGTGGGTGACGTCCCCGCTGATTCTCGGCCACGAGTTCGCCGCCGAAGTCGCCGACGATCGCGGCCGGCCGCACGGTCTGCCGGCCGGGACGCTCGTGGCCGTCGACCCGGCGCGTCCCTGCGGACGCTGCGAATGGTGCCTCCGCGGCGATCAGAACCTGTGCCCCGACGTGAAATTTGCCGGCACCCCCGGGCTCCACGGCGGTCTGGCCGAGTACCACGCGGCGCCTCCGGACGCCCTGTTCCCCGTCCCGGACGGCTTCGATCCGGCGACCACGGCGTTGCTCGAGCCGCTCGGCGTGGCGATCTTCGCGCTCGATCTGGCGCGCCTCCGGCCGATGGACACCGTCGCGGTGATCGGCGCGGGACCGATCGGATTGCTGCTGCTCCAGGTGGCGCGGGAAGCCGGCGCGGGGCGCGTCTGGACGATCGACCCGATCGGGTACCGCGCCGAGGCCGCCAAGCGGCTCGGCGCGGACGACGCGGCCACGAATCTCCGGGCGGTCGCCGGGTGGACCAACGGCCGGGGCGCCGACGTAGTGCTCGAGGCGACGAACTCGCCCACCGGGCCGGAGGACGCGGTGGCCTGCGCGGCGGTCGGCGGGCGCGTCATTCTCGTCGGCATCCCGGACGGCGACCGTTTCGGTCTCGTCGCGTCGGAGGTGCGGCGGAAGGCGCTGACGATGAAGTGGCAGCGGCGCATGGGGCACGTATATCCGCGCGCGATTCAGATGGTCCAGGCCGGGCGGGTCAACGTCGGGCCGATCGCCACGCACACGTTTCCGCTAGACCGCGTCCCGGACGCCTTCCGGTTCCAGAACGCGTACCAGGAAGGCGTGCTCAAGACGATGATCGAGATCGGCTAA